In Nissabacter sp. SGAir0207, the genomic stretch CGGGCGGCTTCACGATGAGGAAGGCATGAGAAGACTACTGACCACGTTGGCTATTCTGTTGTTGGTGCTGGTGGCAGGGATGACCGCCCTGGTGCTGCTGGTGAACCCGAACGATTTCCGTCAATACATGGCGCGGCAGGTGGAGCAGCGCAGCGGCTACCAGCTCGCGCTGGAGGGCGATCTGCGCTGGCATGTCTGGCCGCAGCTCAGCATCATCGCCGGGCCAATGACGCTGACGGCGCCGGGCGCGCAGGCGGCGGTGGTCACGGCGGAGAACATGCGCCTTGACGTGAAGCTGTGGCCGCTGCTCTCCCACCAGCTGGCGGTGAAGCAGGTGATGCTGAAGAACGCCGTCATCCGCCTGACGCCGGAGAGCGAGGCCCGCCAGCAGGATGCGCCGGTAGCCCCGGCTGGCCAGCCAGCGGAGGTGGGCGACAACGCCCACTGGCAGTTTGACATTGACAGGTTGCAGGTGGCCGATAGCCTGCTGGTCTGGCAGCGCGCCGACAATAGCCAGATCAATGTGCGTGACATCAACCTCTCCCTGACCCAGCAGGATCACCGTCAGGCGGAGATTACCCTCTCCAGCCGTATCAACCGCGACCAGCGTGATCTGGCCTTCTCCCTCGCCGGACAGGCGGATCTCTCCCGCTTCCCGCAGGCCATCAGCGGGCAGATTGCACGTTTTGATTACCAGTTGGAGGGCGCGGGCATCCCGCCCGGCGGCATCAAGGGGCAGGGCAGCGTGCAGGCCAGCTACCAGCAGTCGCCCGCCTCCCTGAGCCTGCGTGAACTGTCGCTGTCGGCCAATGAGAGCCAGTTGCGCGGCGAGATCAGCGCCCAGCTGGATGAAACGCCCCGTTATCAGGTGGCGTTGACCGCCGATCGCCTAAACCTGGATGCCCTCAGCGGCTGGCAGGCGGGCGACGATGGCTCGGCCCAGCGCGGCCAGACCGTCACCTCCACGCCCGTGATTGCCCGTGTGCCGCATCTGGAGACCAATGAGCTGGCGGCGCTGGCGGACTTCGACGCGCAGATTGGTTTGCAGGCCGCCAACCTCACCTGGCGTGGTTTGCAGGTGCAGCAATTCAATTTGCAGGCGGACAACCAGCGTGGGCAGATGGCGCTGCGTACCCTCTCCGGTGCGCTGGGGCAGGGTACCTTCTCCTTGCCCGGCACGCTGGACGCCACCGGCGATCGGGTGCGGCTGGCGCTGGCACCGGTGTTGCATCAGGTGGAGTTGACGCCGCTGCTGCGCGCCGCTGGCCTGCCACAGGCGCTGAGCGGCCGCTTCTCCCTGACGGGCAACCTCGCGGGCGAGGGGCTGACGGCAGATGACGTCAACCGCCGCTGGCAGGGGCAGGCGGAGATGTCGATGGAGGGCGCGCGCCTGCAAGGGCTGAATATCCAGCAGCTGATCCAGCAGGCGGTGGCGCGCAACAACGGTGGAGTACAGGGGCAGGATCGCTACGAGCGCTATACCGAGGTCGATCGGTTGAGCGCCCACGGCGATCTGAAAGAGGGCGTCATTGCCCTCAGCAACCTGGAGGCGGTCTCGCCGCTGCTGACCATCACTGGCGCCGGTACCCTCAGCCTGCCGGATGAGCAGTGCGACGTGGCGCTCTCCACCCGTGTCACCGGTGGCTGGCGCGGCGACAGCAAGCTGATTGAGGCGCTGGGCCGCACCGCCGTGCCGCTGCGCATCTATGGGCCGTGGGCACAGCTCAACTACCAGCTCAAGGTGGATGAGGTGCTGCGCAAACAGCTCCAGCAAGAGGCGAAGCGCGCGCTGAAAGAGTGGGTGGAGAAGAACCGTAACAGCGCTGACCAGCCGTTAAACAAGTTGCTGAAACACAACTGATCCCCCGCGTACCGATCCCTTCCTGACACGCCGCCGGTTCCCCCGGCGGCGTTTCTCTTTTTTGCCTACTTCATCCTCTCCTGCTTTGACGGGAATCAGTATCGCACTGGCCGATTTTCGGCACAGTCGCGGCTGATGAACCCACAGGCATGGCGCCTGTGCGCAACCCTAATCACAGGAGGAG encodes the following:
- the asmA gene encoding outer membrane assembly protein AsmA yields the protein MRRLLTTLAILLLVLVAGMTALVLLVNPNDFRQYMARQVEQRSGYQLALEGDLRWHVWPQLSIIAGPMTLTAPGAQAAVVTAENMRLDVKLWPLLSHQLAVKQVMLKNAVIRLTPESEARQQDAPVAPAGQPAEVGDNAHWQFDIDRLQVADSLLVWQRADNSQINVRDINLSLTQQDHRQAEITLSSRINRDQRDLAFSLAGQADLSRFPQAISGQIARFDYQLEGAGIPPGGIKGQGSVQASYQQSPASLSLRELSLSANESQLRGEISAQLDETPRYQVALTADRLNLDALSGWQAGDDGSAQRGQTVTSTPVIARVPHLETNELAALADFDAQIGLQAANLTWRGLQVQQFNLQADNQRGQMALRTLSGALGQGTFSLPGTLDATGDRVRLALAPVLHQVELTPLLRAAGLPQALSGRFSLTGNLAGEGLTADDVNRRWQGQAEMSMEGARLQGLNIQQLIQQAVARNNGGVQGQDRYERYTEVDRLSAHGDLKEGVIALSNLEAVSPLLTITGAGTLSLPDEQCDVALSTRVTGGWRGDSKLIEALGRTAVPLRIYGPWAQLNYQLKVDEVLRKQLQQEAKRALKEWVEKNRNSADQPLNKLLKHN